A DNA window from Melanotaenia boesemani isolate fMelBoe1 chromosome 6, fMelBoe1.pri, whole genome shotgun sequence contains the following coding sequences:
- the LOC121642368 gene encoding uncharacterized protein LOC121642368 translates to MKGYLHSKGIHASEMRVAAALKAVQPPYHETRCQGLRNLNPMPYQAAYFGQKLHMDQNEKMAMYGVTYVVAIDGYSSKIVAYSIMPVKNNLVIYDEVYRNAVVTYGLWDQLRVDHGGEFYLSLYIQEKLSGYRFRQDREPCQQTASTRNHRIERVWPEVNNRVTYPLKAALVHLVDQELIDMDDSTVRYCVSNLTCQVARIGIQRFIDAWNSHTVSGRGIPNVLAEGGCQVKLSEQHLPGSAEAADLYLQERGANLTRESIFGTNPFQSLEDQQNAEQQFNIAYPDLGSLFNSAVNQQHRPFQEAVMELISVLRRQQV, encoded by the exons ATGAAGGGATACCTCCATAGCAAAGGCATCCATGCCTCAGAAATGAGAGTTGCAGCTGCACTGAAGGCTGTTCAGCCTCCTTACCACGAGACTCGTTGCCAA GGCTTGAGGAATCTCAATCCCATGCCGTATCAAGCGGCATATTTTGGTCAAAAGCTTCACATGgaccaaaatgaaaagatggCCATGTATGGGGTGACATATGTGGTGGCCATAGATGGCTATAGCAGCAAGATTGTGGCCTACTCCATCATGCCTGTAAAAAACAATCTTGTTATATATGATGAAGTGTACAG GAATGCTGTTGTGACCTATGGCCTTTGGGATCAGCTGAGGGTGGATCACGGAGGAGAATTCTATCTCTCACTCTATATCCAGGAAAAACTGTCAGGGTACAGGTTTCGGCAAGACAGGGAACCATGCCAGCAGACAGCATCAACAAGG AACCACAGGATCGAACGTGTGTGGCCAGAGGTGAACAACAGGGTCACCTATCCACTGAAGGCAGCCCTGGTTCACCTGGTGGACCAAGAGCTTATTGATATGGACGACAGCACAGTCCGATACTGTGTGTCAAACCTGACCTGTCAGGTAGCCAGGATCGGAATCCAACGCTTTATTGATGCTTGGAATTCTCACACAGTTTCAG GAAGAGGGATTCCAAATGTCCTGGCTGAAGGTGGATGTCAGGTGAAGCTGTCAGAACAACATCTGCCAGGTTCAGCAGAGGCTGCTGATCTCTACCTGCAGGAGAGGGGGGCAAACCTGACCAGAGAGTCAATATTTGGCACCAATCCCTTTCAGTCTCTGGAAGACCAGCAAAATGCAGAACAGCAGTTCAACATTGCATACCCAGACTTGGGGAGTCTGTTTAACAGTGCCGTGAACCAACAGCATCGCCCCTTCCAGGAAGCTGTAATGGAGCTGATCTCTGTTTTGCGGAGACAACAAGTCTAG
- the LOC121641045 gene encoding uncharacterized protein LOC121641045, which translates to MMKKREVPHVCLLLLAVLQISTLASAQNTLTTISPQSTATNLTPALRYQTRPVNVNVSVGEPAVFNCGVPEGSPNLTFTFYGNLGNYTLTCPHGHVEDSAKALYGSCEMKNGESSAEWTLKGTSLSDNGTKVICQQSKNLEAAAAVLHVYVLDNGVSHATLIGCLIGGFFGILLVFVLLYIVLQSSGTLQRALCLQGDDTEDDLDTIVTKD; encoded by the exons atgatgaagaaaagagAAGTTCCCCATGTCTGCTTGCTGCTTCTGGCTGTGCTCCAAATCAGCACACTCGCCTCGG CACAGAACACCCTGACAACCATCTCCCCTCAGAGCACTGCCACTAATTTAACGCCAGCTCTCCGCTACCAAACACGGCCAGTGAATGTCAATGTGAGTGTGGGTGAACCTGCAGTGTTTAACTGTGGAGTACCTGAAGGATCTCCGAATCTCACGTTCACCTTTTATGGGAATCTTGGCAACTACACACTCACCTGCCCTCATGGTCACGTGGAAGATAGTGCCAAG GCTCTCTATGGGAGCTGTGAAATGAAGAACGGAGAGTCATCGGCTGAGTGGACTCTCAAGGGAACTTCTCTCTCAGACAATGGCACAAAAGTCATTTGTCAGCAGTCAAAGAATCTGGAGGCAGCTGCTGCCGTCCTGCATGTTTATG tCCTAGATAATGGTGTGAGTCACGCAACGCTCATTGGCTGTTTAATTGGGGGTTTCTTTGGCATCCTGTTGGTGTTTGTTCTACTTTACATCGTACTGCAAAGTTCTGGGACCCTTCAGCGTGCCTTGTGCCTCC aggGAGATGACACAGAAGACGACTTGGACACAATAGTaacaaaagactaa